In Solanum pennellii chromosome 3, SPENNV200, a single window of DNA contains:
- the LOC107013078 gene encoding calmodulin-2/4 has product MADKIVKEENQLLQFKEAINLFDKDVHGCITIEELATVIRSLDENPTEEELCHMISEVDADHHDNGTMEFIEFLNLITKKMKETDLEEELKEVFKVFDKDQNGFISATDLRHVMINLGEKLTEEEAQQMIREADLDGDGQVNFDEFFKMMIKL; this is encoded by the exons ATGGCTGATAAAATAGTGAAGGAAGAAAATCAACTACTTCAATTCAAAGAAGCCATCAATTTATTTGACAAAGATGTACATG gcTGCATTACAATTGAAGAATTAGCAACAGTAATAAGGTCATTGGATGAAAATCCAACAGAAGAAGAACTATGCCATATGATTAGTGAAGTTGATGCTGATCATCATGATAATGGAACCATGGAATTTATTGAATTCTTGAATCTCATCACCAAGAAAATGAAG gAGACGGATTTAGAGGAAGAACTTAAAGAAGTGTTTAAGGTGTTTGATAAAGATCAAAATGGATTTATTTCTGCTACCGAT TTAAGGCACGTGATGATTAACTTAGGGGAAAAATTAACAGAAGAAGAAGCTCAACAGATGATTAGAGAAGCAGATTTGGATGGAGATGGTCAAGTCAActttgatgaattttttaaaatgatgatcaaactttaa